In one Inquilinus sp. Marseille-Q2685 genomic region, the following are encoded:
- a CDS encoding ABC transporter permease has translation MGPRSARDRAVGLLQAGWVRPVILLLIIIVLWDLAIRVFRLPPYQVPAPWDVIVTLWRDGPELLSQSVPTTIATVLGFLLSAAIGIPTAMLIAGSRTIEAYLYPLLVFSQSIPKVAVAPLFVVWFGFGLEPKVISAFLLGVFPVVVSAVQGFKSLDPDTLDLARAMAASRWQVFRMVGLPAAMPAIFSGLKVSVTLAVVGAVVGEFVGANSGIGFVLQRSIGNFELPTMFAALMILALLGVVLFWLVDLVERLVIPWHASRRRELIVAA, from the coding sequence ATGGGACCGCGAAGCGCCCGCGACCGCGCTGTTGGTCTGTTGCAGGCCGGCTGGGTCAGGCCCGTCATCCTGCTGCTGATCATCATCGTGCTATGGGACCTGGCGATCCGGGTGTTCCGCCTGCCGCCCTACCAGGTGCCGGCGCCCTGGGACGTGATCGTCACGCTGTGGCGCGACGGGCCGGAGCTGCTGTCGCAATCGGTGCCCACCACCATCGCCACCGTGTTGGGCTTCCTGCTGTCGGCCGCCATCGGCATCCCGACCGCGATGCTGATCGCCGGCTCGCGCACGATCGAGGCCTATCTCTACCCGCTGCTGGTGTTCTCGCAGTCGATCCCGAAGGTGGCGGTCGCGCCGCTCTTCGTCGTCTGGTTCGGCTTCGGGCTCGAGCCTAAGGTGATCTCGGCCTTCCTGCTCGGCGTGTTTCCCGTGGTGGTCTCGGCGGTGCAGGGCTTCAAGTCGCTCGACCCGGACACGCTCGACCTGGCCCGGGCCATGGCCGCCAGCCGCTGGCAGGTGTTCCGCATGGTCGGGCTGCCCGCGGCGATGCCGGCGATCTTCTCCGGCCTCAAGGTCTCGGTGACGTTGGCCGTGGTCGGCGCCGTGGTCGGCGAGTTCGTCGGCGCCAATTCCGGCATCGGCTTCGTGCTGCAGCGATCGATCGGCAATTTCGAGCTGCCGACCATGTTCGCGGCGCTGATGATCCTGGCGCTGCTGGGCGTGGTGCTGTTCTGGCTGGTCGACCTGGTCGAGCGGCTGGTGATCCCGTGGCACGCCAGCCGGCGCCGCGAGCTGATCGTCGCCGCCTGA
- a CDS encoding ABC transporter ATP-binding protein yields the protein MGKARLHLVETAEASRSAVIAVEGVSKTYRSRDGEVPSLAPLDFTIDEGEFLVLVGPSGCGKSTLLRMIAGLLPPSTGRIRLGGRAVDRPHGDAGIVFQSPLLLPWRSVLANVMMPVEVKRLPRAAHLDRAHRLLRMVGLEGFEAKLPWQLSGGMQQRVSLCRALVTDPSIVLMDEPFGALDAMTRERMNVELQRIQRETRKTILLITHSIPEAVFLADRVLVMTERPGSIAAIYDVPLPKPRSLDVMGDPRFVELTQRIRGHFRAQGGLD from the coding sequence ATGGGCAAGGCGAGGCTGCACCTGGTGGAGACGGCGGAGGCATCGCGGTCCGCCGTCATCGCCGTCGAGGGTGTGTCGAAGACCTATCGCAGCCGCGACGGCGAGGTGCCGTCGCTGGCGCCGCTCGACTTCACCATCGACGAGGGCGAGTTCCTGGTCCTGGTCGGCCCGTCCGGCTGCGGCAAGTCGACCCTGCTGCGCATGATCGCCGGCCTCTTGCCGCCCAGCACCGGCCGGATCCGCCTCGGCGGCCGCGCGGTCGACCGGCCGCACGGCGACGCCGGCATCGTGTTCCAGAGCCCGCTGCTGCTGCCCTGGCGGAGCGTGCTGGCCAACGTCATGATGCCGGTCGAGGTCAAGCGCCTGCCCCGCGCCGCGCATCTGGACCGGGCGCACCGGCTGCTGCGCATGGTCGGGCTGGAGGGGTTCGAGGCCAAGCTGCCCTGGCAGCTGTCCGGCGGCATGCAGCAGCGGGTGTCGCTGTGCCGGGCGCTGGTGACCGACCCGTCGATCGTGCTGATGGACGAGCCCTTCGGCGCGCTCGACGCCATGACGCGGGAGCGGATGAATGTCGAGCTGCAGCGGATCCAGCGCGAGACGCGCAAGACCATCCTCCTGATCACCCATTCGATCCCGGAGGCGGTGTTCCTGGCCGACCGGGTGCTGGTGATGACGGAGCGGCCGGGGTCGATCGCGGCGATCTACGACGTGCCGCTGCCGAAGCCGCGCTCGCTCGACGTCATGGGCGACCCGCGCTTCGTCGAGCTGACCCAGCGCATCCGTGGCCATTTCCGCGCCCAGGGCGGGCTCGATTGA
- a CDS encoding Hint domain-containing protein translates to MLLHIARPAIAVAETDDPVIEAMVNLMPDYSAGGRLHDLYVNKLRSALPGNYSQLIGSGPSFRSIFFPDWQPDPLLSLVGNTGLDDGWWSGFSVAVLCQAIAEMGSRIRGQMLTDKINADVSSFNGTLRARSSRVYAQVLATTYAPLVSLLQQVNRDTARQQFRESLLSNVLNRQLWYQAGMWTSPDWEMFNQYAKYIALGASDAEVDTLIGELQAAGLPVPSQVNQEGWRSYAEELRNKPNVDVNDIRGETAGPIGRTTYLPNFGGGMPASLPNGNCYEFTASSQPGTSYRGSPSGCCFTGNTRVLGQDGTPVPLWQVKPGDKVLTRDGTATVAFVARPLRAGRRLYRFAGEGPVFTETHPFLNAAPPDPAVSVPMLLALDPRRLAWDVPTLGENGIGTLEAGSLLWTRAAGADRLPVPAAAGRIEEVEDAGDEGLFDLNLATDSGARQEFWAGDGDTFYLVSPEFPVIEEAGAAAITMVAIMEGLSAAAGWTRPDGRRASST, encoded by the coding sequence ATGCTGCTCCACATCGCACGTCCGGCCATCGCCGTCGCGGAGACGGACGACCCGGTGATCGAGGCCATGGTCAACCTGATGCCGGACTACAGCGCCGGCGGGCGGCTGCACGACCTCTACGTCAACAAGCTGCGTTCCGCATTGCCGGGCAATTACTCGCAGCTCATCGGCTCGGGCCCGTCCTTCCGCAGCATCTTCTTTCCGGACTGGCAGCCGGACCCGCTGCTGAGCCTGGTCGGGAACACCGGCCTGGACGACGGGTGGTGGAGCGGCTTCTCGGTCGCCGTCCTGTGCCAGGCCATCGCGGAGATGGGCAGCCGCATCCGCGGCCAGATGCTGACCGACAAGATCAACGCCGACGTGTCGTCCTTCAACGGCACGCTGCGCGCCCGGTCGTCCCGCGTCTACGCGCAGGTCCTGGCGACGACCTATGCCCCCCTCGTCTCGCTGCTCCAGCAGGTGAACCGGGACACCGCCAGGCAGCAGTTCCGCGAGTCTCTCCTGAGCAACGTCCTGAACCGGCAGCTCTGGTACCAGGCCGGGATGTGGACGAGCCCCGATTGGGAGATGTTCAACCAGTACGCCAAATACATCGCCCTGGGCGCCTCGGACGCCGAGGTGGACACCCTGATCGGCGAGCTGCAGGCCGCGGGCCTTCCCGTTCCCTCGCAGGTGAACCAGGAGGGCTGGCGCAGCTATGCGGAAGAGCTGCGGAACAAGCCGAACGTCGATGTGAACGACATCCGCGGCGAAACCGCTGGCCCGATCGGCCGGACGACATATCTGCCGAATTTCGGCGGGGGCATGCCTGCCTCCCTGCCCAACGGCAACTGCTACGAGTTCACCGCCAGCAGCCAGCCCGGCACGAGCTACCGCGGTTCGCCGAGCGGCTGCTGCTTCACCGGGAACACCCGGGTGCTGGGCCAGGACGGCACGCCGGTTCCGCTGTGGCAGGTCAAGCCGGGCGACAAGGTCCTGACCCGTGACGGCACGGCCACCGTGGCCTTCGTCGCGCGGCCCCTGCGGGCGGGCCGCCGGCTCTACCGGTTCGCGGGGGAAGGCCCGGTGTTCACGGAGACCCACCCGTTCCTGAACGCGGCGCCGCCGGACCCGGCGGTTTCCGTCCCGATGCTGCTGGCGCTCGACCCGCGGCGCCTGGCGTGGGACGTCCCCACCCTCGGCGAGAACGGCATCGGGACGCTGGAGGCCGGCAGCCTCCTGTGGACCCGCGCCGCCGGCGCCGACCGGCTGCCCGTGCCGGCTGCGGCCGGCAGGATCGAGGAGGTCGAGGACGCCGGCGATGAAGGCCTCTTCGACCTGAACCTGGCCACGGATTCGGGGGCGAGGCAGGAGTTCTGGGCCGGAGACGGCGACACGTTCTATCTGGTCTCGCCCGAATTCCCGGTGATCGAGGAGGCGGGCGCGGCGGCCATCACGATGGTCGCTATCATGGAAGGCCTGTCCGCGGCCGCGGGCTGGACCCGTCCAGATGGCCGCCGGGCATCGTCGACGTGA
- the pgm gene encoding phosphoglucomutase (alpha-D-glucose-1,6-bisphosphate-dependent) yields the protein MVSPLAGKPVDPSDLVNLPRLITAYFTTKPDPANPAQRVAFGTSGHRGSAFAGSFNEDHILAITQAICLHRKRAGIDGPLFIGIDSHALSEPALASALEVLAANGVETMIDRDGGYTPTPVISHAILTYNRGRTSGLADGIVVTPSHNPPEDGGFKYNPPNGGPADTEVTGWIERTANELIGKGLDGVQRVPLARALKAATTHRHNYIDHYVGDLSSVVDLEAIRASGVRIGIDPLGGAAVGYWKPLIDRTGIAATLVSDLIDPTFRFMTADWDGKIRMDCSSPYAMTRLLGLRDRFDVAFANDPDADRHGIVTRTAGLMNPNHFLAASIAYLFQHRKGWRADSAVGKTLVSSSVIDRVAAKLGRRLLEVPVGFKWFVDGLSDGSVGFGGEESAGASFLRKDGTVWTTDKDGIILGLLAAEITAVTGRDPSELYTGLTQELGTAWYARTDAPASSAQKQVFKTLTPEALGATQLGGDPVTQTLTKAPGNGQPFGGIKVATANGWFAARPSGTEEVYKIYAESFRSEDHLRQVQDDAKALIGRAFAAAGQG from the coding sequence ATGGTCAGCCCGCTCGCAGGAAAGCCCGTCGATCCGTCGGACCTCGTGAATCTGCCGCGGCTGATCACGGCGTATTTCACGACGAAGCCCGATCCGGCGAACCCGGCGCAGCGCGTCGCCTTCGGCACCTCCGGCCATCGCGGCTCGGCCTTCGCCGGCAGCTTCAACGAGGACCATATCCTCGCCATCACCCAGGCGATCTGCCTGCACCGCAAGCGCGCCGGGATCGACGGGCCGCTGTTCATCGGCATCGACAGCCATGCGCTGTCCGAACCGGCGCTGGCCAGCGCGCTGGAGGTGCTGGCGGCGAACGGCGTCGAGACCATGATCGATCGGGATGGCGGCTACACGCCGACGCCGGTGATCTCCCACGCCATCCTGACCTACAACCGCGGCCGCACTTCCGGACTGGCCGACGGCATCGTCGTCACCCCGTCGCACAACCCGCCGGAGGATGGCGGCTTCAAGTACAACCCGCCGAACGGGGGCCCGGCCGACACCGAGGTGACCGGCTGGATCGAGCGAACCGCGAACGAGCTGATCGGCAAGGGGCTGGACGGGGTGCAGCGCGTGCCGCTGGCGCGGGCGCTGAAGGCCGCAACCACGCATCGCCACAACTACATCGATCACTATGTCGGCGACCTGAGCAGCGTCGTCGATCTCGAAGCGATCCGCGCCTCCGGTGTCAGGATCGGCATCGACCCGCTGGGCGGCGCGGCGGTGGGCTACTGGAAGCCGCTGATCGACCGCACCGGCATCGCCGCGACCTTGGTCAGCGACCTGATCGACCCGACCTTCCGCTTCATGACGGCGGATTGGGACGGCAAGATCCGCATGGACTGCTCCTCGCCCTACGCCATGACCCGGCTGCTGGGGCTGCGGGACAGGTTCGACGTGGCTTTCGCCAACGACCCCGACGCCGACCGCCACGGCATCGTCACCCGCACCGCCGGGCTGATGAACCCGAACCACTTCCTGGCGGCGTCGATCGCCTATCTGTTCCAGCATCGCAAGGGCTGGCGGGCCGACAGCGCCGTCGGCAAGACCCTGGTCAGCAGCAGCGTGATCGATCGCGTCGCCGCCAAGCTGGGCCGCCGCCTGCTGGAGGTACCGGTCGGCTTCAAATGGTTCGTCGACGGGCTGAGCGACGGGTCGGTCGGCTTCGGCGGGGAGGAGAGCGCCGGCGCGTCGTTCCTCCGTAAGGACGGCACGGTGTGGACCACCGACAAGGACGGCATCATCCTCGGCCTGCTGGCGGCGGAGATCACCGCCGTCACCGGCCGCGACCCGAGCGAGCTCTACACCGGCCTGACGCAGGAACTGGGCACCGCCTGGTACGCCCGCACCGACGCGCCGGCCAGCAGCGCGCAGAAGCAGGTGTTCAAGACCCTGACGCCAGAAGCGCTCGGGGCGACGCAACTGGGCGGCGACCCGGTGACGCAGACCCTGACCAAGGCCCCCGGCAACGGTCAGCCCTTCGGCGGCATCAAGGTGGCGACCGCGAACGGCTGGTTCGCCGCCCGGCCCTCGGGGACGGAGGAGGTCTACAAGATCTATGCCGAGAGCTTCCGCAGCGAGGACCATCTGCGGCAGGTCCAGGACGACGCCAAGGCGCTGATCGGCCGGGCCTTCGCGGCGGCGGGGCAGGGGTAG
- the dcd gene encoding dCTP deaminase, with amino-acid sequence MSDIWIRERALQDKMIDPFVERQKREGTISYGLSSYGYDARVSDEFLVFTNVDSALVDPKNFDPKSFVERKGPVCIIPPNSFALARTVEYFRIPRDVLVICLGKSTYARCGIIVNVTPLEPEWEGHVTLEFSNTTPLPAKIYANEGACQFLFLKGDQPCEVSYADRAGKYMGQRGVTLPKL; translated from the coding sequence ATGTCCGATATCTGGATCCGCGAGCGGGCGCTCCAGGACAAGATGATCGACCCCTTCGTCGAGCGGCAGAAGCGCGAGGGTACGATCTCCTACGGCCTGTCGAGCTACGGCTACGACGCCCGCGTCTCGGACGAGTTCCTGGTCTTCACCAATGTCGACAGCGCCCTGGTCGACCCGAAAAACTTCGACCCGAAGAGCTTCGTCGAGCGCAAGGGGCCGGTCTGTATCATCCCGCCGAACAGCTTCGCCCTGGCGCGGACGGTCGAGTATTTCCGCATCCCGCGCGACGTGCTGGTGATCTGCCTGGGCAAGTCGACCTATGCCCGCTGCGGCATCATCGTCAACGTCACGCCGCTGGAGCCGGAGTGGGAGGGCCATGTGACGCTGGAGTTCTCCAACACCACGCCGCTGCCGGCCAAGATCTACGCCAACGAAGGCGCCTGCCAGTTCCTGTTCCTCAAGGGCGACCAGCCCTGCGAGGTCTCCTATGCCGACCGGGCCGGCAAGTATATGGGCCAGCGCGGCGTCACCCTGCCGAAGCTGTAA
- a CDS encoding ABC transporter substrate-binding protein gives MIRSLLVALGVLLAAGSAQAADKVVLMLNWYVYGEHTPFFYGKAKGFYAEQGIDLEIQEGRGSAMTAQAVAAGTVGFGYFDVPTMIKAAAKGAPLVSVGVLLQKSPMSVMGFTDKNIRKPEDIKGKTVATTPGDSLSQIWPFFLQKTGLSESDFRTVSGDAQTKLNAVINGQADLLLGYAMDQSMKIKDATGKDVTPILFADYGVNMVSSGIVVQKELLTENPDLIRRFMAATTQAVEAAEKAPAEATAATLAALPKAGKPETLQEGFERTIPLYRTEETQGQRPFRVTDANMAETVKLLIEYGGVDAGAASDPKAFYTNDFLPK, from the coding sequence ATGATCCGCAGCCTGCTGGTCGCCCTCGGCGTCCTGCTCGCGGCCGGCTCGGCCCAGGCGGCCGACAAGGTCGTGCTGATGCTGAACTGGTACGTCTATGGCGAGCACACGCCGTTCTTCTACGGCAAGGCCAAGGGCTTCTATGCCGAGCAGGGCATCGACCTGGAGATCCAGGAGGGCCGCGGCTCGGCCATGACCGCCCAGGCCGTCGCCGCCGGCACCGTCGGCTTCGGCTATTTCGACGTGCCGACCATGATCAAGGCCGCGGCCAAGGGCGCGCCGTTGGTCTCGGTCGGGGTGCTGCTGCAGAAGAGCCCGATGTCGGTGATGGGCTTCACCGACAAGAACATCCGCAAGCCGGAGGACATCAAGGGCAAGACCGTGGCCACCACGCCCGGCGATTCGCTGTCGCAGATCTGGCCCTTCTTCCTGCAGAAGACCGGCCTGTCGGAGAGCGACTTCCGCACCGTCTCCGGCGACGCCCAGACCAAGCTGAACGCCGTGATCAACGGCCAGGCCGACCTGCTGCTGGGCTATGCCATGGACCAGAGCATGAAGATCAAGGACGCCACCGGAAAGGACGTCACCCCGATCCTGTTCGCCGATTACGGGGTCAACATGGTGTCCTCCGGCATCGTCGTGCAGAAGGAGCTGCTGACCGAGAACCCCGACCTGATCCGCCGCTTCATGGCGGCGACGACGCAGGCGGTCGAGGCGGCCGAGAAGGCGCCGGCCGAGGCCACCGCCGCGACTCTGGCGGCGCTGCCCAAGGCAGGCAAGCCGGAGACGCTGCAGGAGGGCTTCGAGCGCACCATCCCGCTGTACCGGACCGAGGAGACGCAGGGCCAGCGGCCGTTCCGCGTCACCGACGCCAACATGGCCGAGACGGTGAAGCTGCTGATCGAGTACGGCGGCGTCGACGCCGGCGCGGCCAGCGACCCGAAGGCCTTTTACACCAACGACTTCCTGCCGAAGTGA
- a CDS encoding TetR family transcriptional regulator: MDRIESSEGRTRARWQRDPEGMRQRILDAALAEFTRHGFGGARIDRIAAAAGANKRMLYYHVGNKETLYLAVLEATYARIRTAERALNLESLAPDAAIARLVEFTWSYFLEHPEFLIMLNQENLYQARHLKKSPNVRPLHSPFVEMIGEVLDRGVAAGAFRAGIDPVQLYISIAGLAYFYVSNRWTLGVIFDRDLFEPQARADRLAHMTDLVLAALRP, from the coding sequence TTGGACCGGATCGAGAGCAGCGAGGGCAGGACGCGGGCGCGCTGGCAGCGCGACCCGGAGGGCATGCGCCAGCGCATCCTGGATGCGGCGCTGGCCGAGTTCACCCGGCACGGCTTCGGCGGCGCCCGGATCGACCGCATCGCCGCGGCCGCCGGCGCCAACAAACGGATGCTCTACTATCACGTCGGCAACAAGGAGACGCTGTACCTGGCGGTGCTGGAGGCGACCTATGCCCGCATCCGCACCGCCGAGCGCGCGCTGAACCTGGAGAGCCTGGCGCCGGACGCGGCCATCGCCCGGCTGGTCGAGTTCACCTGGAGCTACTTCCTGGAGCACCCGGAATTCCTGATCATGCTGAACCAGGAGAACCTGTACCAGGCGCGGCACCTGAAGAAGTCGCCCAATGTCCGCCCCCTGCACTCCCCCTTCGTCGAGATGATCGGTGAGGTGCTGGACCGCGGCGTCGCGGCCGGCGCGTTCCGGGCGGGGATCGACCCGGTGCAGCTCTACATCTCGATCGCAGGCCTGGCCTATTTCTACGTCTCGAACCGCTGGACGCTCGGCGTCATCTTCGACCGCGACCTGTTCGAGCCTCAGGCCCGCGCCGACCGGCTGGCCCACATGACCGACCTGGTGCTGGCGGCGCTCAGGCCGTGA
- a CDS encoding DUF2948 family protein, with protein MAADTTVPLRLRARDADDLAVLSAALQDAIVPVHDMTFLRPERCFVMALNRFCWEQPAQLVEGQEVWQRTLCGVRFQGIDSVRSRNLDLRDRARMLDLLAITAEEGGILLTFADDAALRLSGAGIDVLLEDRGEPWPTPQKPQHPD; from the coding sequence ATGGCGGCCGACACGACCGTCCCCCTGCGCCTGCGGGCCCGCGACGCCGACGACCTCGCGGTCCTGTCCGCGGCGCTGCAGGATGCGATCGTGCCGGTGCACGACATGACCTTCCTGCGGCCCGAGCGCTGCTTCGTCATGGCGCTGAACCGCTTCTGCTGGGAGCAGCCGGCGCAGCTGGTCGAAGGGCAGGAGGTCTGGCAGCGCACCCTGTGCGGCGTGCGCTTCCAGGGCATCGATTCGGTCCGCAGCCGGAACCTCGACCTCCGCGACCGGGCGCGGATGCTGGACCTGCTGGCGATCACGGCGGAGGAGGGCGGCATCCTGCTCACCTTCGCCGACGACGCGGCCCTGCGCCTGTCCGGCGCGGGCATCGACGTGCTGCTCGAGGACCGCGGCGAGCCCTGGCCGACGCCGCAGAAGCCGCAGCACCCGGATTAG
- the murA gene encoding UDP-N-acetylglucosamine 1-carboxyvinyltransferase, with translation MDKIRIRGGRPLQGRLPISGAKNAALPLMAAALLSDETLTLTNLPHLVDISTLATLLAQHGVEIALNGADSDGAQGRVIELTARRIRSTTAPYDLVRKMRASVLVLGPLVAREGHAKVSLPGGCAIGTRPVDLHIMGLEQLGAEIEVAEGYINARAPNGLQGTRIVFPKVSVGATENLMMAASLARGETVLVNAAREPEIVDLAACLTAMGAEIEGAGTDTIRIQGQERLHRATHRIVADRIETGTYVMAAAATGGEVELVGTSLHLIEAAADVLRGAGVEFEQTADGFKVRRSGELIGVDVMTEPYPGFPTDLQAQMMGLMTVARGASMITETIFENRFMHVPELARMGANVTIHGASALVRGVPKLTGAPVMATDLRASVSLVIAGLVAQGETVLNRVYHLDRGYERLEEKLAACGADITRLKSD, from the coding sequence ATGGACAAGATTCGGATCCGGGGCGGGCGGCCCCTGCAGGGCCGGCTTCCGATCAGCGGGGCGAAGAACGCGGCGCTGCCGCTGATGGCGGCGGCGCTGCTGTCGGACGAGACGCTGACGCTGACCAACCTGCCGCATCTGGTCGACATCTCGACCCTGGCGACCCTCCTGGCCCAGCACGGCGTCGAGATCGCGCTGAACGGCGCCGATTCCGACGGGGCGCAGGGCCGGGTGATCGAGCTGACGGCCCGCCGCATCCGCAGCACCACCGCCCCCTACGACTTGGTGCGGAAGATGCGCGCCAGCGTGCTGGTGCTCGGCCCCCTGGTGGCGCGCGAGGGCCACGCCAAGGTGTCGCTGCCCGGCGGCTGCGCCATCGGCACCCGGCCGGTCGACCTGCACATCATGGGGCTGGAGCAGCTGGGCGCCGAGATCGAGGTGGCCGAGGGCTATATCAACGCCCGCGCCCCGAACGGGCTGCAGGGCACCCGGATCGTGTTCCCGAAGGTCTCGGTCGGCGCCACCGAGAACCTGATGATGGCGGCTTCGCTGGCCCGCGGCGAGACCGTGCTGGTCAACGCCGCCCGCGAGCCGGAGATCGTCGACCTCGCCGCCTGCCTCACCGCCATGGGCGCCGAGATCGAAGGCGCGGGGACCGACACCATCCGCATCCAGGGCCAGGAACGGCTGCACCGGGCGACGCACCGCATCGTCGCCGACCGGATCGAGACCGGCACCTATGTCATGGCCGCGGCCGCGACCGGCGGCGAGGTCGAGCTGGTCGGCACCAGCCTGCACCTGATCGAGGCGGCGGCCGACGTGCTGCGCGGCGCCGGGGTCGAGTTCGAGCAGACCGCCGACGGCTTCAAGGTCCGCCGCAGCGGCGAGCTGATCGGCGTCGACGTGATGACCGAGCCCTATCCGGGCTTCCCGACCGACCTGCAGGCCCAGATGATGGGGCTGATGACGGTGGCCAGGGGCGCCTCGATGATCACCGAGACGATCTTCGAGAACCGCTTCATGCATGTGCCGGAGCTGGCGCGGATGGGCGCCAACGTCACCATCCACGGCGCCTCGGCCCTGGTGCGCGGCGTGCCGAAGCTGACCGGCGCGCCGGTGATGGCGACCGACCTGCGCGCCAGCGTCTCTCTGGTCATCGCCGGGCTGGTGGCCCAGGGCGAGACGGTGCTGAACCGGGTCTACCACCTCGACCGTGGCTATGAGCGGCTGGAGGAGAAGCTGGCCGCCTGCGGCGCCGACATCACCCGGCTGAAGAGCGACTGA
- a CDS encoding ADP-ribosyltransferase, translating into MPSERFKRWLEAVCQIPFQAELDQPGQAHPTQPGAAGSADPQHAQPAGLDLAGRIGSRFAQARNRAQALEAAHQAITFITTNSNSINIPLREGRLTPELIRFRNAADYAIQNASDYGALRQLDRRVDFSLEFLQRILQDQELTDAAFTSTSAMPMDPSVDSPFRNTLLHIQARWAADVSGLSPNPHFQEHLLPSNSRFKILKGHIDRRDDADTDYSQPFKAELWLEQIEPTQASIVGDPWKRRQR; encoded by the coding sequence ATGCCCTCTGAGCGATTCAAGCGATGGCTGGAGGCCGTCTGCCAGATCCCGTTTCAGGCCGAACTAGACCAGCCGGGGCAGGCCCATCCGACCCAACCGGGAGCCGCGGGCTCCGCCGATCCGCAGCATGCGCAGCCTGCAGGCCTGGACCTCGCAGGCCGTATCGGAAGTAGATTCGCCCAGGCCCGTAATCGGGCTCAAGCTTTGGAGGCTGCACACCAAGCGATAACCTTCATCACGACAAATTCAAATTCTATCAATATTCCTCTCCGAGAGGGCCGATTGACTCCAGAGTTGATCAGATTCCGTAATGCTGCCGACTATGCGATTCAAAATGCTTCGGACTATGGAGCGCTTCGCCAATTGGACAGGCGGGTTGACTTCTCACTGGAGTTTCTGCAGCGGATCCTGCAGGACCAGGAGCTGACGGACGCCGCTTTCACCAGCACCTCCGCCATGCCGATGGATCCAAGCGTGGATAGCCCGTTCCGGAATACGCTGCTTCATATCCAGGCCCGGTGGGCGGCCGATGTATCCGGACTGTCTCCGAATCCTCATTTCCAGGAGCATCTACTCCCGTCCAACTCCCGCTTTAAGATTCTGAAAGGCCACATCGACCGCCGTGACGACGCCGATACAGATTACTCTCAGCCTTTCAAAGCAGAGCTATGGCTCGAGCAGATTGAACCGACGCAAGCCAGTATCGTTGGCGATCCCTGGAAGCGCAGGCAGCGATAG